The proteins below are encoded in one region of Scophthalmus maximus strain ysfricsl-2021 chromosome 4, ASM2237912v1, whole genome shotgun sequence:
- the cdh15 gene encoding cadherin-15 has translation MAAKMLTACLLGALLCQVWSSAERHHDKEELRPRALRPWRSQGTGLVRVKRDWIIPPIRVLENSKQVPEDLVQIKSDKIFTGEVIYMLEGPGVDQEPKNLFEIDDKTGVIRSKRPLDREKHNSFTLKAFALSPSGERLENPTTIEIRVLDQNDNRPAFTQSQFVGAVPEFSVPGTSVMSVSATDADDPMTENAALSYSIIGQESIPANAVTKTMFGINNETGAIYTRDVGLDREVVKSFRLKLQVADMGGMGLTREGLAIINISDINNHAPLFSPALYSMTAVENRKDYEIGRVNVTDRDDRGTGNWEAKYLISNDPGGNFAIATDPATNQGVLFVVKPLDYEAHFEYVLTLTVENVNALSHKAPNLPVSTATVAVTVVNENEAPHFREDPIQIVVPESVVPGTLLKSNIAFDPDNSDLRYEIGRDPERWLDIDRDTGDIRAKRTFNMRSPHVKKHIYTAVVKVTDGGGVSTTATVVITLKETNDFAPQLFPLSGSVCRGAERTRSGLVVTAVDEDLPPHASPFHFEMSDYLSVNWTVVQVNDTHAVLQPLVELEAGEYAVTVRVSDSGSPTLSAYAQVNVTVCLCDSFGDCKSEAGAVLGSSVGISFIALIIIMASIALLLLLLLLAVAVTTCGRRHHMKKGEGLLVGESEDDIRDNVINYDEQGGGEEDENAFNIDMLWNPHDTPSTPGSYCPGPRVPRGKQPLRKDAPHNLPSPTYPRRPPADPTDIEDYINDGLEAADHDPNVPPYDTALIYDYEGEGSLAGSLSSIASGSSDGDQDYDYLNDWGPRFQKLANMFDPR, from the exons ATGGCGGCGAAGATGTTGACGGCGTGTCTGCTGGGTGCGCTGCTTTGTCag GTGTGGAGCTCTGCAGAACGTCATCACGACAAGGAAGAGCTTCGTCCGCGGGCCCTTCGCCCCTGGAGAAGTCAAGGCACGGGGCTGGTCAGGGTGAAGAGGGACTGGATCATCCCTCCAATCAGAGTGCTGGAGAATAGCAAGCAGGTTCCCGAAGACCTTGTCCAG ATCAAATCGGACAAAATCTTCACAGGTGAGGTGATCTACATGTTGGAGGGGCCCGGGGTGGACCAGGAGCCCAAGAATCTCTTTGAGATCGACGATAAAACGGGAGTCATCAGGAGCAAGCGGCCactggacagagagaaacacaacagtttcaCA ctGAAAGCTTTTGCGCTGTCGCCCAGCGGAGAGAGACTAGAGAATCCCACCACCATAGAGATACGGGTGCTGGATCAGAACGACAACAGACCGGCCTTCACCCAGAGCCAGTTCGTTGGCGCTGTCCCTGAGTTCTCAGTCCCAG GCACATCAGTGATGTCAGTTTCAGCCACGGACGCAGACGACCCAATGACAGAAAACGCTGCTCTGAGCTACTCCATCATCGGCCAGGAGAGTATTCCTGCCAACGCTGTCACCAAGACTATGTTTGGCATCAACAACGAGACGGGAGCCATCTACACGCGAGACGTGGGCCTGGACAGAGAG GTGGTGAAAAGTTTCCGGTTAAAGCTACAGGTCGCTGATATGGGCGGCATGGGACTAACAAGGGAAGGTCTGGCAATCATAAATATATCTGACATCAACAACCACGCCCCACTGTTCAGCCCGGCCTTG TACAGTATGACAGCGGTGGAGAACAGGAAGGACTACGAGATCGGCCGTGTGAACGTAACAGACAGGGACGACCGGGGAACTGGAAACTGGGAGGCCAAATACTTGATCTCCAATGATCCTGGTGGCAACTTCGCCATCGCCACAGACCCTGCCACCAACCAGGGCGTTCTGTTCGTGGTCAAG CCCCTGGATTACGAAGCGCATTTTGAGTATGTGCTGACTCTAACGGTGGAAAATGTCAACGCTCTGAGTCACAAGGCTCCCAACCTCCCGGTGAGCACTGCTACGGTGGCGGTCACCGTTGTGAACGAGAACGAGGCTCCACATTTCCGGGAGGACCCCATACAGATCGTGGTCCCCGAGTCGGTGGTGCCTGGGACACTGCTGAAGAGCAACATTGCCTTTGACCCTGATAATTCTGACCTGAG ATATGAGATCGGCAGAGATCCTGAGAGATGGCTGGACATCGACAGAGATACAGGGGACATTAGGGCCAAGAGAACCTTCAACATGCGATCGCCTCACGTTAAAAAACACATCTACACTGCTGTGGTGAAGGTTACAG ACGGTGGTGGTGTGTCAACCACGGCCACGGTTGTCATCACGCTGAAGGAGACCAACGACTTCGCCCCTCAGCTCTTCCCTCTGAGCGGCTCCGTGTGCAGGGGAGCAGAGCGGACGCGTTCCGGCCTGGTCGTGACCGCGGTGGATGAGGACCTCCCTCCGCACGCTTCACCCTTCCACTTTGAAATGTCTGATTATCTGTCGGTCAACTGGACTGTTGTTCAAGTCAACG ATACTCACGCTGTGCTCCAGCCCCTCGTGGAGCTGGAGGCAGGGGAGTACGCGGTCACGGTGCGGGTGTCAGACTCCGGCAGCCCGACTCTGAGTGCTTACGCTCAGGTCAACgtcactgtgtgtctctgcgaCTCGTTCGGAGACTGTAAGTCTGAGGCCGGGGCCGTCCTAGGCTCCAGTGTGGGAATCAGCTTCATCGCGCTCATTATCATCATGGCCAGTATTGCACTCCTACTGT TGCTGCTCCTCCTGGCCGTGGCGGTGACCACCTGTGGTAGACGTCACCACATGAAGAAAGGAGAAGGTCTGCTCGTCGGGGAATCAGAGGACGACATCCGAGACAACGTCATCAACTACGATGAGCAAGGcgggggcgaggaggacgag AACGCCTTTAATATCGACATGCTGTGGAATCCCCACGATACACCTTCAACCCCGGGGTCCTACTGCCCGGGGCCTCGAGTTCCTCGAGGCAAGCAGCCCCTCAGGAAGGATGCCCCGCACAACCTGCCCTCCCCTACCTACCCCCGGAGGCCTCCGGCAGATCCCACTGACATCGAGGACTACATCAACGAC GGCCTCGAGGCAGCAGACCACGACCCCAACGTGCCTCCGTATGACACGGCTCTGATCTATGACTACGAGGGTGAGGGCTCGCTGGCCGGCAGCCTCAGCTCCATCGCTTCAGGCAGCTCTGATGGAGACCAGGACTACGACTACCTCAACGACTGGGGACCACGCTTTCAGAAACTGGCCAACATGTTCGACCCGCGCTAA
- the spg7 gene encoding paraplegin, with protein sequence MSAMLLQRRADLCRRHGARVLWTLTRRSAHVRANKPLFGDNVPNVLLRCASVRKTLLCRPQRTITGQPQEVIQSLLHRPLSPGMLGMRYELIRSNLLRNPVGLVNLLGATNFFSTSQSKQEKKESNEPKGKTPEEDEEEKKRREQEEKMYRDRLVTLVIISLIFTLLNSISSSIGGNISWNDFVNEMLAKGEVSRVQVVPESDIVEIYLHPGAVIFGRPRLALTYRMQVANIDKFEEKLRAAQEELNIDTKDRIPVLYRRTGFFGNAVYALGMAAIGVAILWYVFRLAGMAGKEGGFSAFNQLKMAKFTIVDGKSGKGVSFKDVAGMHEAKTEVKEFVDYLKSPERYLQLGAKVPKGALLLGPPGCGKTLLAKAVATEAQVPFLAMAGSEFVEVIGGLGAARVRSLFKEARTRAPCIVYIDEIDAVGKKRSTNMSGFSNTEEEQTLNQLLVEMDGMGTTDHVIVLASTNRADILDNALMRPGRLDRHIFIDLPTLQERKEIYEQHLKILKLTQPADFYSLRLAELTPGFSGADIANICNEAALHAAREGHKSIDTFNFEYAVERVIAGSVKKSKILCKEEQRVVAFHESGHALVGWLLEHTEAVLKVSIAPRTNAALGFAQILPREQFLFTKEQLFERMCMALGGRAAEAITFNKVTTGAQDDLRKVTRVAYSMVKQYGMCDSVGQVSFPETEEQGAVGRRPFSHGLQQQMDLEAKLLIASAYRRTEKLLLDNRNKLIMLANALLEREVVNYDDIEALLGPPPHGPKKMILPQSWVEAERDKQDTGDDEPQPPSRKREEDEMNPQML encoded by the exons ATGTCAGCGATGTTGCTGCAGCGCCGCGCCGACCTCTGCAGGAGGCACGGTGCTCGTGTGTTGTGGACACTGACGAGGCGAAGCGCCCACGTTCGAGCCAACAAGCCGCTGTTCGGCGACAACGTTCCAAATGTGCTGCTCCGATGCGCCAGTGTCCGGAAGACGCTTCTCTGCAGACCCCAGAGGACAATCACGGGTCAGCCCCAGGAAGTCATCCAG AGTCTTCTCCACAGACCCTTGAGTCCTGGCATGCTGGGAATGAGATACGAGTTAATCCGGAGCAACCTCCTGAGGAACCCTGTTGGTTTGGTAAATCTATTAG GGGCGACCAACTTCTTCAGTACATCTCAATctaaacaagagaaaaaagaaagtaatgaaCCTAAGGGGAAAACTCCGGAGGAAGATGAAG AGGAGAAGAAACGCCGTGAGCAAGAGGAAAAGATGTACCGGGATCGCCTGGTTACCCTCGTCATCATCTCGCTCATCTTTACCCTGCTGaactccatcagcagcagcattggTGGCAACATCTCCTGGAATGACTTTGTCAACGAGATGTTGGCCAAGGGAGAGGTGTCACGTGTACAAGTTGTCCCAGAGAGTGACATCGTGGAGATCTACCTTCACCCGGGCGCGGTTATCTTCGGGAGGCCT AGGCTGGCACTCACGTACAGAATGCAGGTTGCCAACATCGACAAATTTGAGGAGAAGCTCAGAGCTGCTCAAGAGGAGCTGAATATTGACACCAAGGACAGGATACCGGTGTTGTACAGACGCACTGGATTCTTTGGGAA tgCAGTTTACGCTCTGGGGATGGCTGCTATCGGCGTGGCCATTCTCTGGTATGTCTTCCGACTGGCAGGCATGGCTGGCAAAGAAGGCGGCTTCAGTGCTTTT AATCAGCTGAAGATGGCCAAGTTCACCATTGTGGACGGCAAGTCGGGCAAAGGTGTGAGCTTCAAAGATGTAGCTGGGATGCACGAGGCTAAAACTGAAGTAAAGGAATTTGTCGACTACCTCAAG AGTCCAGAGCGGTACCTCCAGCTGGGAGCCAAGGTTCCCAAGGGTGCGCTGCTGCTTGGGCCTCCGGGCTGCGGGAAGACGCTGCTGGCAAAGGCCGTGGCCACTGAGGCCCAGGTGCCTTTTCTAGCAATGGCTGGCTCTGAGTTTGTGGAGGTCATTGGag gCCTGGGAGCTGCCCGGGTAAGGAGTTTGTTCAAGGAGGCTCGTACCCGAGCACCTTGCATCGTCTACATCGATGAGATCGATGCCGTGGGGAAGAAGCGCTCCACCAACATGTCGGGTTTCTCTAATACCGAAGAGGAGCAGACCCTCAACCAGCTGCTGGTAGAGATGGACG GAATGGGCACGACGGACCACGTCATTGTCCTCGCTTCCACCAACAGGGCAGATATCTTGGACAACGCTCTCATGAGACCCGGCCGACTGGACCGGCACATCTTCATAGATCTGCCCACACTGCAg gagaggaaggagatctATGAGCAGCATCTGAAGATCCTGAAGCTGACCCAACCTGCAGATTTCTACTCTTTGCGTCTGGCTGAGCTCACCCCGGGCTTCAGTG GTGCGGACATTGCTAACATTTGTAACGAAGCGGCGCTGCATGCTGCCAGAGAAGGACACAAGTCCATTGACACCTTTAACTTCGAGTATGCAGTGGAGAGAGTAATAGCAG gaAGCGTAAAGAAGAGTAAGATCCTGTgtaaagaggagcagagagtggTCGCCTTCCATGAGTCAGGACACGCCCTTGTGGGATGGTTACTTGAGCACACAGAGGCAGTCCTGAAG GTGTCCATTGCCCCTCGGACTAACGCAGCCCTGGGATTTGCCCAGATCCTGCCCCGTGAACAGTTCCTGTTCACCAAGGAGCAGCTGTTTGAGCGCATGTGCATGGCTCTGGGTGGAAGAGCCGCAGAAGCTATCACCTTCAACAAAGTGACGACAG GAGCTCAGGATGATTTGCGCAAGGTGACACGTGTGGCCTACTCCATGGTGAAGCAGTACGGCATGTGTGACAGCGTCGGACAGGTCTCATTcccagagacagaggagcaagGTGCCGTCGGGCGTCGTCCTTTCAGCCATGGCCTGCAGCAACAGATGGACCTG GAGGCCAAGCTGTTGATAGCCAGCGCCTACAGGCGCacagagaagctgctgctggacaacaGAAACAAGCTGATAATG ttgGCCAATGCCCTGTTGGAGCGCGAGGTGGTGAACTACGATGATATCGAAGCGTTGCTCGGCCCCCCGCCTCATGGGCCCAAGAAGATGATCCTCCCTCAAAGCTGGGTGGAGGCCGAGAGGGACAAACAAGACACGGGAGATGACGAACCTCAACCGCCTTCTCGCAAACGCGAAGAGGATGAGATGAATCCGCAGATGCTCTGA